The following proteins are encoded in a genomic region of Candidatus Methylospira mobilis:
- a CDS encoding tetratricopeptide repeat protein encodes MATNSSFTRPPKAGTLIGRERPIAAFAEAKNRLTREHRHVIVFHGAEGMGKSALCAHLRQALLDKESKTARFAHIDFASTLNRMADRGLLRLRATLSHSGTIRFPCFDIALALYWHKIYPHEDMRRLLNETIEDSENTFEDTSHITDALPAGLALGYQWLYILRCRTAEPWVSRGNQVLRDIERLTPQQLFEKLPFYLSEDIRQSLDENPDKKTVFFLDTYEALKELLPAENGDSAYEADTWIRQLLEATPGVLFAFFSRHALSWKQKESDNCHNYLGNQHLLEPLTETDAEALLGSKSITDKSIRDAIFQASENYPLYLELQTEHYQGLIANGKTPQREDFIGAKDTLIKRILPLRRRDEGETLKLLSVARAFDQELFGEIIRGYGTGLAQSVLGDLINTPFIQRYPDQYYRMHPAIRAQLLDELPPDRRDALRNYLFQRFDTLCQPPSTKELKPEHEDAFDEAFYYCDTDRGEGWRVLDWLEARLDIFEKASRYDFAKPYRLWAVIFAAQHSDEKNKLQLASTLNNLAMLHDVQGEYEEAEPLFNRTLVLLEEAQGPEHPNVATCLNNLAMLHESKGRYNTAEPLYRRALAIQEASLGSEHLNVAGTLDHLARLHEAQNRPDETEPLYRRALDIKKKMLGEDHPGVAANLNQLARLYDTQGQYAAAEPLYRHALAIWEKTLGTEHPYVATNLNYLARLHHAQGEYALAEPLYRRALNIWEKTLGPDHPNVTGCLNQLAKLHHDSHQYSEAEPLYRRALAAKEKNLGAEHPEVAETLNNLAEIYQAQGQFEQATPLYQRALAIHEKNLGEEHPHVAASLCNLAKVYHAQGQYDQAIPIYRRALDIREKKLGADHPDLAVSLNNLAKLYHAQARYDEAGPLYQRALAIKEKTLGAEHPDLAKILASQAKLHEAQGRHELAAPLFQRARAIIKKTREPGSSSTQHVPIQQPAADAPNGPAATNASPPFPAEGFSGRKPDVAHTIRNTQSAVEQRHAPPSQHDIAIQSYQTASTVSTPHQELAYGDIDREKPLGNYNPRESRIETAIPDQPAPPAQTPIPGPVILNAAQEPDGGQQTDASKKSNKKTAWFYNRAMNFFKQIPGINRPNTSIDLIPSEQSHGEPDQDRRKAAPQPVRSFQKDNPSPDTFSIDSTDQSRNEPGRNDPEAVPEPVQNLPKSNPNPEPSSIDSTDQGYGEPGPDDQEAAQEPVDELLKYNPNPDAFPIDSADQSHGGPAQDDQEAAQESTPDLLKNNQSPEPFAIDSTDQSHAEPARDDRKAEPEPARDLPNNNPNPERLAVDTTGQSHEEPGPDDQVTALNPVPDLLRNNPNPEPLPIDSTASLSEKIDNAPDSYDATVLIYNREITVKEKTLGPEHPEVAELLQQLARIHDAQGNRDDAAPLYNRSLEIKEKTLGADHPDVAEVLQQLARLHDAQGQHDLSAPLHQRALVIKEKSLGTDHPDIIENLDSLAMLRSKQGDSTEAVQLYRRALAIKERTLGQEHPDVAQSLINLAMLHDAQGQYKEALPLYFRALAIEEKTLGPEHPGVAKCLHNLARLHYAQGEYDEATALYRRALDIEEKTLGPNHPDVALSLNNLAMLRHDKKQLDEAEHLYRRALDIFENALGAEHPGVATSLNNLARLYQDKKQYEGARQLYRRALAIWEKSLGPEHPNVAKSLNNLASIYYTQGQYDEAEPLYIRALAIKEKALGQRHPDVATGLNNLARLFHDKNLYDKAEPYYRRGLEIWEKTLGPNHPNVAKSLNNLARLYHDKGHYEQAKPLYLRALAIWKNTLGPDHPDIVSIKNLIQRCSYGYKPQD; translated from the coding sequence ATGGCGACTAATTCCAGCTTTACGCGCCCGCCAAAGGCCGGGACACTCATAGGCCGCGAGCGCCCTATCGCCGCATTCGCGGAGGCGAAAAACCGGCTGACGCGCGAGCATCGCCATGTCATCGTTTTCCACGGCGCAGAAGGCATGGGTAAGAGCGCTCTGTGCGCGCATCTACGCCAGGCGCTGCTGGACAAGGAAAGTAAAACGGCCCGTTTTGCTCATATCGATTTCGCATCCACGCTCAACCGCATGGCTGATCGCGGATTGCTGCGGCTACGCGCGACATTAAGCCATAGCGGCACGATCAGATTTCCCTGCTTCGATATCGCCCTGGCCCTGTATTGGCATAAAATCTACCCGCATGAAGACATGCGCAGACTACTGAATGAAACCATTGAGGATAGCGAAAACACTTTTGAAGATACCAGCCATATTACCGACGCGCTGCCTGCCGGCCTGGCGCTAGGCTATCAATGGCTCTACATCCTGCGTTGCAGAACAGCGGAACCTTGGGTCAGCCGCGGCAATCAGGTCTTGCGCGACATAGAGCGGCTGACGCCTCAGCAGCTTTTTGAAAAACTCCCGTTTTACCTCAGCGAAGACATCAGGCAGTCTCTCGACGAAAACCCGGACAAAAAAACAGTTTTTTTTCTCGACACCTATGAGGCGCTGAAGGAATTATTGCCGGCAGAAAACGGCGACAGCGCTTATGAAGCCGATACCTGGATACGCCAACTGCTGGAAGCGACTCCGGGCGTATTATTCGCTTTCTTTTCCCGGCATGCGCTCAGCTGGAAACAAAAAGAATCGGACAACTGCCACAATTACCTGGGTAATCAACACCTGCTCGAACCGTTGACTGAAACTGACGCCGAAGCGCTGCTGGGCAGCAAATCCATTACGGACAAAAGTATACGCGACGCCATTTTCCAGGCAAGCGAAAACTACCCGCTGTATCTGGAACTGCAAACCGAACATTACCAGGGCTTGATCGCCAACGGTAAAACACCGCAACGCGAGGATTTCATTGGCGCCAAAGATACGCTCATCAAGCGCATACTCCCTTTGCGCAGGCGCGATGAGGGTGAAACACTCAAACTACTGTCCGTCGCGCGCGCATTCGATCAGGAGCTGTTTGGCGAGATTATTCGAGGATACGGTACCGGTCTTGCGCAATCCGTACTCGGCGATCTGATCAATACGCCGTTCATCCAGCGCTACCCGGATCAATATTACCGCATGCATCCGGCGATACGCGCGCAGTTGCTGGACGAACTGCCCCCGGATCGGCGGGATGCACTGCGCAACTATTTGTTCCAGCGTTTCGATACGCTGTGCCAGCCTCCCAGCACCAAAGAACTTAAACCCGAACACGAGGACGCCTTTGACGAAGCCTTTTATTACTGCGACACAGACCGTGGCGAAGGCTGGCGCGTACTGGACTGGCTGGAAGCACGCCTCGATATTTTCGAGAAGGCCTCACGCTACGATTTTGCAAAGCCTTACCGGCTTTGGGCGGTGATCTTTGCCGCGCAACATTCTGACGAAAAAAACAAATTACAACTGGCGTCCACGCTGAATAATCTGGCCATGCTCCACGACGTGCAAGGCGAGTACGAAGAGGCCGAGCCCCTGTTTAACCGCACGCTGGTCTTACTGGAAGAGGCGCAAGGGCCAGAACATCCCAATGTCGCCACCTGTCTTAACAATCTGGCCATGCTTCATGAGTCGAAAGGCCGATATAACACGGCCGAGCCGCTTTATCGGCGCGCCTTGGCCATTCAGGAAGCGTCGTTGGGCTCCGAACACCTGAACGTAGCCGGCACCCTGGATCACCTGGCCAGATTACATGAAGCCCAAAACCGCCCGGACGAAACGGAACCGCTCTATCGCCGCGCACTGGACATCAAGAAAAAAATGCTGGGAGAGGATCATCCCGGTGTCGCCGCCAATCTCAATCAATTGGCCAGACTCTACGATACGCAAGGCCAGTACGCCGCAGCTGAGCCGCTTTACCGCCATGCATTGGCCATCTGGGAAAAAACGCTGGGAACCGAACACCCATATGTAGCAACAAATTTGAATTATCTGGCGCGGCTGCACCACGCTCAAGGTGAATACGCCCTGGCGGAACCGCTCTATCGCCGCGCCTTGAACATATGGGAAAAAACATTAGGGCCGGATCACCCCAATGTCACCGGCTGCCTCAATCAATTGGCCAAACTCCATCACGACAGCCACCAGTACAGCGAAGCGGAGCCGCTTTACCGCCGCGCCTTGGCCGCGAAGGAAAAAAACCTGGGCGCCGAACACCCCGAAGTTGCCGAAACGCTGAATAATCTGGCCGAGATTTATCAGGCTCAAGGCCAATTCGAGCAAGCCACGCCGCTCTATCAACGCGCGCTGGCCATTCACGAAAAAAACCTGGGAGAGGAGCACCCGCATGTCGCAGCCAGCCTTTGCAACCTGGCCAAGGTTTATCATGCGCAAGGCCAATATGATCAAGCTATCCCTATTTATCGCCGCGCATTGGACATCAGGGAAAAAAAACTGGGCGCGGATCACCCCGACCTCGCCGTCAGCCTGAACAATCTCGCCAAACTGTATCATGCGCAAGCGAGATACGATGAGGCCGGGCCGCTTTATCAGCGCGCCCTGGCCATCAAGGAAAAAACCCTTGGAGCTGAGCACCCGGATCTCGCCAAAATTCTGGCTTCCCAGGCAAAACTTCATGAGGCGCAAGGTCGACATGAATTGGCTGCTCCGTTATTTCAACGCGCACGCGCAATAATAAAAAAAACGCGCGAACCGGGAAGCTCAAGCACGCAACACGTCCCGATACAACAGCCCGCCGCGGACGCTCCAAACGGACCTGCCGCAACAAACGCATCTCCGCCCTTTCCAGCCGAGGGGTTTTCCGGCAGAAAACCAGACGTCGCGCATACGATAAGAAATACGCAATCCGCGGTGGAACAGCGCCACGCCCCCCCCAGCCAGCATGATATAGCCATACAGTCTTACCAGACTGCCTCTACCGTCAGCACGCCGCATCAGGAACTGGCGTATGGCGATATAGATCGGGAGAAACCGCTCGGTAACTATAACCCGCGTGAATCGCGCATTGAAACCGCGATACCCGATCAACCGGCCCCGCCTGCGCAAACGCCTATACCCGGCCCGGTAATTTTAAATGCGGCTCAGGAGCCTGATGGCGGTCAGCAAACGGACGCTTCGAAAAAATCCAATAAAAAAACCGCATGGTTTTATAACCGGGCAATGAACTTTTTCAAGCAGATACCGGGGATAAACCGCCCGAACACTTCTATCGACCTGATCCCTTCGGAGCAAAGCCATGGCGAACCGGATCAGGACAGACGGAAAGCTGCGCCCCAGCCCGTCAGGAGCTTTCAAAAAGACAATCCGAGTCCGGACACTTTTTCCATTGATTCAACGGATCAAAGCCGCAATGAACCGGGTAGAAACGACCCGGAGGCGGTCCCGGAGCCTGTTCAAAACCTCCCCAAAAGCAATCCGAATCCGGAGCCTTCATCTATCGATTCAACGGATCAAGGCTACGGTGAACCGGGCCCGGACGATCAGGAGGCTGCGCAGGAGCCTGTCGATGAGCTTCTGAAATACAATCCGAATCCGGACGCTTTTCCCATCGATTCAGCGGATCAAAGCCACGGTGGACCGGCTCAGGACGATCAGGAGGCTGCGCAGGAGTCCACCCCTGATCTTCTGAAAAACAATCAGAGCCCAGAGCCTTTCGCTATCGATTCAACAGATCAAAGTCACGCTGAACCGGCTCGGGACGATAGGAAGGCTGAGCCGGAACCTGCCCGTGACCTACCGAATAACAATCCGAATCCTGAGCGGTTGGCTGTCGATACGACAGGCCAAAGCCACGAGGAACCCGGTCCGGACGATCAGGTGACGGCATTGAACCCTGTCCCGGATCTGTTGAGAAACAACCCGAATCCAGAGCCCTTGCCTATTGATTCAACTGCAAGCCTATCGGAAAAAATTGACAATGCCCCGGACTCGTATGATGCAACGGTATTGATTTACAACCGAGAAATAACCGTCAAGGAAAAAACACTGGGGCCGGAACATCCCGAAGTTGCGGAACTGCTGCAGCAACTGGCAAGAATCCATGATGCGCAAGGGAATCGCGACGACGCTGCCCCCTTGTATAATCGCTCGCTGGAAATCAAGGAAAAAACATTGGGAGCGGACCACCCCGATGTAGCGGAAGTACTGCAGCAACTGGCCCGGCTTCACGACGCGCAAGGCCAGCATGACTTGTCCGCGCCGCTGCACCAGCGAGCCCTGGTCATCAAGGAAAAAAGCCTGGGAACGGATCACCCCGACATCATCGAAAACCTGGATAGTCTGGCCATGCTGCGCAGCAAACAAGGGGATAGCACGGAAGCGGTGCAACTGTATCGCCGCGCCTTGGCAATCAAGGAGCGCACCTTGGGACAGGAACACCCCGATGTCGCACAAAGCCTGATCAATCTGGCCATGCTACACGATGCCCAGGGGCAATACAAAGAGGCTTTACCGCTTTATTTCCGCGCATTGGCCATAGAAGAGAAAACTCTGGGGCCGGAACATCCTGGCGTCGCCAAGTGCCTGCATAACCTGGCAAGACTGCACTATGCCCAAGGCGAATACGACGAGGCTACCGCGCTCTACCGACGCGCACTGGACATAGAAGAGAAAACCCTGGGACCGAACCATCCCGATGTAGCCCTGAGCTTGAATAATCTGGCCATGCTGCGCCATGACAAAAAACAACTGGATGAAGCGGAACACCTCTATCGCCGAGCCCTGGACATTTTCGAAAATGCGCTGGGCGCGGAACACCCGGGGGTTGCAACCAGTTTGAACAATCTGGCAAGACTCTATCAGGATAAAAAGCAGTATGAAGGCGCCCGCCAGCTCTACCGGCGCGCGTTGGCGATCTGGGAAAAATCCCTGGGGCCGGAACACCCCAACGTAGCGAAGAGTCTGAATAACCTGGCTTCGATCTATTACACTCAGGGTCAATACGACGAGGCCGAACCACTGTATATCCGCGCGCTGGCCATCAAGGAAAAAGCCCTTGGGCAACGGCATCCGGATGTAGCAACCGGCCTGAACAATCTGGCAAGATTATTCCACGACAAAAATCTGTACGACAAAGCGGAGCCGTATTATCGTCGCGGTCTGGAAATCTGGGAAAAAACATTAGGGCCGAATCATCCCAATGTCGCAAAAAGCTTGAATAATCTGGCAAGACTCTATCATGACAAAGGCCATTACGAACAAGCGAAGCCGCTTTATCTTCGCGCGCTGGCGATCTGGAAAAACACTTTGGGACCGGATCATCCCGATATCGTATCCATCAAGAACCTGATTCAAAGGTGCAGCTACGGCTACAAGCCGCAAGACTAA
- a CDS encoding IS3 family transposase — MSKKGDCYDNAAMESWNHGFKVEAIHAERFPTRNDAKQHVFDYIEAY; from the coding sequence ATGAGCAAGAAAGGTGATTGCTACGATAATGCCGCCATGGAAAGTTGGAATCACGGCTTTAAAGTCGAGGCGATCCACGCAGAGCGATTCCCGACCAGGAACGATGCCAAACAACACGTCTTCGATTACATCGAAGCGTATTAG